The following proteins are encoded in a genomic region of Streptococcus cristatus AS 1.3089:
- a CDS encoding DNA polymerase III subunit alpha codes for MITQLDTKTVYSFMDSLVSIKKYVQRAKDLGYKSLGMMDMDNLYGAYHFLEEAKAAGLQPLLGLEMEIYKDGNPLNLRLLALDSQGYRNLMKISTLKMMNRQNWEDFQHLFKGLALIVPIFEGVDQLDLGLDFYVGVFPDTPRQELTRPVLPLHTVRYFEQGDLETLQMLRAIRDNISLREVGHLSSHEFLLAPESLEEAFAENFPESLPNLERLIADVHYEINTDLKLPRFNPERPAVEELRELAETGLAKRGLAGTAYQVRLDQELDVIHQMGFDDYFLIVWDLLRFGRSQGYYMGMGRGSAVGSLVAYALEITGIDPVEKNLLFERFLNLERYTMPDIDIDIPDVYRPEFIRYVRDRYGSMHAAQIVTYSTFGAKQAIRDVFKRFGLPEYELTNITKKIGFRDNLTTAYERNIAFRQIINSKLEYQKAFEIAKKIEGNPRQTSIHAAGVVMSDDDLTNQIPLKYGEDMYLTQYDAHGVESNGLLKMDFLGLRNLTFVQRMKEATLEKYGVDIDIARIDLEDEGTLRLFAAGNTKGIFQFEQAGAISLLKRVQPVQFEEVVATTSLNRPGASDYIDNFVKRKHGRERVEMIDPSLEDILAPTYGIMLYQEQVMQVAQRFGGFSLGKADILRRAMGKKNAAEMHKMEEEFVKGAVKLGHSETKAKEVFAVMEKFAGYGFNRSHAYAYSALAFQLAYFKAHYPDIFFDVMLNYSSSDYITDALGFGFELAPLTIHNIPYKDKFQERKIYLGLKNIKGLPRDFAFWIIEERQKNPFSSVEDFILRLPQSYHKLPLLSPLVQLGLFDVFEPNRQKILLNLPNLFVFADELGSLFADTSYSWMDAEDFTAAEKFEQEQALIGIGLSDHPLISLAKKAHHPFVWIEELAENSKATILVEVQSIKIIRTKNGENMAFMQVTDTKKKLDVTLFPEVYRRFAKQIQEKGYYYLTGKIQERDGRLQMILAEAAEASAERFWIQLADASHDKQIAEILQRYPGNIPVVLRYENEKKTVPATGFRVQKTDQLQTELKTYSMKTVFR; via the coding sequence GTGATTACACAACTAGATACCAAGACTGTTTATAGCTTTATGGATAGTTTAGTCTCTATCAAAAAATATGTTCAACGGGCCAAGGACTTGGGCTACAAAAGTCTGGGTATGATGGATATGGACAATCTTTATGGTGCTTATCATTTTCTAGAGGAAGCAAAAGCGGCAGGACTTCAGCCCTTGCTAGGTCTAGAGATGGAAATTTATAAAGATGGAAATCCTCTCAATTTGAGACTCTTGGCTCTGGATAGTCAGGGTTATCGCAATTTGATGAAGATTTCAACTCTGAAAATGATGAATCGTCAAAATTGGGAAGACTTTCAACATCTTTTTAAGGGGCTGGCTTTGATTGTACCAATCTTTGAAGGTGTGGATCAGCTAGATCTGGGTTTGGACTTTTATGTTGGGGTCTTTCCAGATACGCCTAGGCAGGAATTGACTAGGCCAGTCCTACCCTTGCATACGGTTCGTTACTTTGAGCAGGGAGACTTGGAAACCTTGCAAATGTTGAGGGCGATTCGGGACAATATCAGCTTGCGAGAGGTTGGTCACCTGTCAAGCCATGAATTTTTATTAGCGCCAGAATCTTTAGAGGAAGCTTTCGCTGAAAACTTTCCAGAGAGTTTGCCCAACTTAGAGCGATTGATAGCTGATGTTCACTATGAAATCAACACCGACTTGAAGCTTCCACGCTTCAATCCTGAGCGTCCTGCTGTGGAGGAACTGCGGGAGTTAGCTGAGACAGGATTGGCTAAGCGGGGGCTTGCAGGAACAGCCTATCAAGTAAGGCTGGACCAGGAGCTTGATGTCATTCATCAGATGGGTTTTGATGATTATTTTCTCATCGTCTGGGATTTGCTGCGCTTTGGTCGTAGTCAAGGGTATTATATGGGGATGGGGCGTGGTTCTGCAGTTGGCAGTCTGGTGGCCTATGCTCTGGAAATTACAGGTATTGACCCAGTGGAAAAGAACCTGCTGTTTGAACGTTTCCTAAACCTAGAACGCTATACCATGCCCGATATTGATATTGATATTCCCGATGTGTATCGACCGGAATTTATCCGCTATGTCCGAGATCGCTACGGTAGTATGCATGCAGCTCAGATTGTGACCTACTCAACCTTTGGAGCCAAGCAGGCTATCCGAGATGTTTTTAAGCGCTTTGGTTTGCCAGAGTACGAGCTGACCAATATCACCAAAAAAATCGGTTTTCGAGATAATTTGACCACTGCTTATGAGCGAAATATAGCCTTTCGTCAGATTATCAATAGCAAGCTAGAATACCAAAAGGCTTTTGAAATTGCTAAGAAAATCGAAGGCAATCCACGTCAGACCTCAATCCATGCTGCTGGTGTCGTCATGAGCGACGATGATTTGACCAATCAAATCCCCTTAAAATACGGGGAGGACATGTATCTCACCCAGTACGATGCCCACGGTGTCGAAAGCAATGGACTGCTTAAGATGGACTTTCTGGGCTTGCGCAATCTAACCTTTGTCCAGCGTATGAAAGAAGCAACTCTAGAAAAATACGGAGTTGATATTGATATTGCTCGTATTGACTTGGAAGACGAGGGAACTCTGCGTCTCTTTGCAGCAGGCAATACCAAGGGTATTTTCCAGTTTGAACAAGCAGGTGCCATCAGTCTTTTGAAAAGAGTTCAACCCGTCCAGTTTGAAGAAGTAGTGGCTACCACCTCTCTCAATCGTCCCGGCGCTAGTGATTATATTGATAACTTTGTCAAGCGCAAGCATGGTCGCGAGCGTGTGGAGATGATTGATCCGAGCTTGGAGGATATCTTGGCTCCAACTTATGGCATCATGCTTTACCAAGAGCAGGTCATGCAGGTCGCCCAGCGTTTTGGTGGTTTTAGCCTGGGAAAGGCCGATATTTTACGGCGGGCGATGGGTAAGAAAAATGCTGCTGAAATGCATAAAATGGAGGAAGAATTTGTCAAGGGAGCTGTTAAATTGGGGCACTCAGAGACTAAGGCTAAGGAAGTTTTTGCAGTCATGGAGAAATTTGCCGGTTATGGCTTCAACCGTAGTCATGCCTATGCTTATTCGGCTCTAGCTTTTCAGTTGGCCTATTTCAAGGCTCATTATCCAGACATCTTCTTTGATGTCATGCTTAATTATTCTAGCTCGGATTATATAACGGATGCACTCGGCTTTGGCTTTGAGCTAGCTCCCTTGACCATCCATAACATTCCCTATAAAGATAAGTTTCAGGAGCGAAAAATCTATCTTGGCCTGAAAAATATCAAGGGCTTGCCAAGAGATTTTGCTTTCTGGATCATAGAAGAGCGTCAAAAGAATCCCTTCAGCAGTGTGGAAGATTTTATCTTACGTCTGCCGCAGAGTTATCATAAGTTGCCACTTTTAAGCCCATTGGTGCAATTGGGACTCTTTGATGTTTTTGAGCCCAATCGGCAGAAGATTTTACTCAATCTACCGAATCTTTTTGTCTTTGCGGATGAGCTAGGCAGTTTATTTGCTGATACTAGCTATTCATGGATGGATGCTGAGGATTTTACCGCTGCAGAAAAGTTTGAGCAGGAGCAAGCCCTGATTGGGATTGGTCTTAGTGACCATCCCCTCATCAGTCTAGCTAAGAAAGCCCATCATCCTTTTGTCTGGATTGAAGAGTTGGCGGAAAATAGCAAGGCGACCATTCTAGTAGAGGTCCAGTCGATCAAGATTATTCGCACCAAAAATGGTGAAAATATGGCCTTTATGCAAGTGACGGATACCAAGAAAAAGCTAGATGTTACTTTATTTCCTGAAGTTTACCGCCGTTTTGCCAAGCAAATCCAAGAAAAAGGCTATTATTATCTGACTGGAAAAATTCAGGAGAGAGATGGGCGGTTGCAGATGATTTTAGCAGAAGCGGCAGAAGCTAGCGCGGAACGTTTTTGGATCCAATTAGCGGATGCTAGTCATGACAAGCAGATTGCAGAGATCTTGCAGCGGTACCCAGGCAATATTCCCGTAGTGCTACGCTATGAGAATGAAAAGAAAACGGTTCCTGCAACAGGCTTTCGTGTTCAAAAAACAGACCAGCTTCAAACTGAACTAAAAACTTATAGCATGAAAACGGTTTTTCGGTAA
- the ccpA gene encoding catabolite control protein A: MNTDDTVTIYDVAREAGVSMATVSRVVNGNKNVKENTRKKVLEVIERLDYRPNAVARGLASKKTTTVGVVIPNITNSYFSTLAKGIDDIAEMYKYNIVLANSDEDDDKEVSVVNTLFSKQVDGIIFMGYHLTEKIRSEFSRSRTPVVLAGTVDVEHQLPSVNIDYKQATIDAVELLAKRNKKIAFVSGPLVDDINGKIRLSGYKEALKGQKISYSEGLVFESKYSYDDGYYLAERLIASKATAAFVTGDELAAGLLNGLADRGVHIPEDFEIITSDDSQIARFTRPNLSTIGQPLYDIGAISMRMLTKIMHKEELEEREVLLAHSISERKSTRK; this comes from the coding sequence ATGAACACAGACGACACAGTAACCATTTATGATGTCGCCCGTGAAGCGGGAGTTTCAATGGCGACGGTCAGCCGGGTCGTAAATGGAAACAAAAATGTAAAAGAAAATACACGTAAAAAAGTATTGGAAGTGATTGAACGCCTTGACTATCGTCCTAATGCTGTTGCCCGCGGTTTGGCCAGTAAAAAGACGACCACTGTCGGTGTTGTAATCCCAAATATTACCAATAGTTACTTCTCTACTCTAGCCAAAGGGATTGATGATATTGCCGAGATGTATAAGTACAATATCGTCCTAGCAAATAGTGATGAAGATGACGACAAGGAAGTTTCGGTTGTCAATACGCTTTTCTCTAAGCAAGTGGACGGTATTATTTTTATGGGCTATCATCTGACAGAAAAGATTCGCTCAGAATTTTCACGTTCACGGACACCAGTAGTTCTAGCGGGTACGGTGGATGTAGAGCATCAGTTGCCAAGTGTTAATATTGACTACAAACAAGCAACGATTGATGCTGTGGAACTATTGGCTAAGCGCAATAAGAAAATTGCTTTTGTCAGCGGGCCTTTGGTGGATGATATCAATGGTAAAATCCGCTTGTCTGGCTACAAAGAAGCTCTGAAAGGCCAGAAAATTTCTTACAGCGAAGGCCTGGTATTCGAGTCTAAATATAGCTATGATGACGGCTACTATCTAGCTGAACGCTTGATTGCTTCAAAAGCCACAGCAGCCTTTGTGACTGGAGATGAGTTGGCAGCAGGTTTGCTCAATGGCTTGGCTGATCGAGGTGTTCATATTCCTGAAGACTTCGAAATCATTACCAGCGATGATTCGCAAATTGCTCGCTTTACTCGCCCTAATCTGTCTACTATTGGGCAACCTTTGTATGACATTGGTGCAATCAGTATGCGGATGCTGACGAAAATTATGCATAAAGAAGAGTTGGAAGAGCGTGAAGTTCTCCTAGCCCATAGTATCAGTGAGCGTAAATCAACTCGTAAATAA
- the ppc gene encoding phosphoenolpyruvate carboxylase produces MSFTKLENYSNKEVIREEVGILTDLLIDITQNILSPDTFAKISTIEELAVHAKYQELKAVVEELSTDDMVYISRYFSILPLLINISEDVDLAYEINHQNNINQDYLGKLSTTIDLLSTRENAQEILENLNVVPVLTAHPTQVQRKTMLDLTNHIHTLLRQHRDVKAGLVNEKKWLANLRRYIELMMQTDMIREKKLKVTNEITNVMEYYNSSFLQAITNLMLEYKRLAEEKGLHLENPKPITMGMWIGGDRDGNPFVTAETLKLSATVQSEVILNHYIDKVYTLYRNFSLSTKLSKTSEAVAKMAALSNDKSVYRENEPYRRAFHYIQSKLIQTLLYLKEGNFSSEGHRLADKAEAVLYANVATSVSHNGREIIPNYIQSRLSDSLDELRKEELPSYKNAQEFKDDLLVIRDSLLEHNGQALVTGELTELLQAVDIFGFFLASIDMRQDSSVHEACVAELLASANIVKDYSSLPEEEKCQVLLKQLLEDPRILSATHAPKSELLQKELEIFKTARQLKDAIGEDVIKQSIISHSTSVSDLLELAIMLKEVGLIDEEGARVQIVPLFETIEDLDNSCDTIEKYLSLPIAQKWIASKNNYQEIMLGYSDSNKDGGYLSSCWTLYKAQQQLTAIGDKFGVKITFFHGRGGTVGRGGGPTYEAITSQPLRSINDRIRLTEQGEVIGNKYGNKDAAYYNLEMLVSAAINRMISSKKSDSDTTNEYERVMDRVVNRSYQIYRDLVFGDERFYDYFFESSPIKAISSFNIGSRPAARKTITEIGGLRAIPWVFSWSQSRVMFPGWYGVGSSFKEFIDEDPEKNLAFLQFMYKRWPFFQSLLSNVDMVLSKSNMNIAFEYAQLCEDQDVRDIFNIILDEWQLTKDVILAIEGHDELLAENAYLKDSLDYRMPYFNVLNYIQLELIKRQRRGELSPEQERLIHITINGIATGLRNSG; encoded by the coding sequence ATGTCATTTACAAAATTAGAAAATTATAGCAATAAAGAAGTGATTCGGGAAGAGGTTGGCATTTTAACAGACTTGCTGATAGATATTACCCAAAATATTCTCAGCCCTGACACCTTTGCTAAAATCTCCACGATTGAAGAACTGGCAGTTCATGCTAAATACCAAGAGCTAAAAGCGGTGGTAGAAGAACTGTCTACGGATGATATGGTTTATATTTCACGCTACTTCTCTATTTTACCCCTGCTCATCAATATCTCAGAAGATGTTGACTTGGCTTATGAGATTAACCACCAAAACAATATCAATCAAGACTATCTTGGTAAGCTTTCAACGACTATTGATTTACTTTCGACACGAGAAAATGCGCAAGAAATCTTGGAAAATCTGAATGTTGTCCCCGTTTTGACCGCCCATCCGACTCAGGTGCAGCGCAAGACCATGCTGGATTTGACAAATCACATTCACACGCTTTTGCGTCAGCATCGCGATGTTAAAGCTGGTCTGGTGAATGAAAAGAAATGGTTAGCCAATCTCCGTCGCTATATTGAGCTGATGATGCAGACCGATATGATTCGGGAAAAGAAACTAAAGGTGACCAATGAAATCACCAATGTCATGGAATATTATAACAGTTCTTTTCTGCAGGCCATCACAAATCTTATGCTGGAGTATAAGCGCTTGGCGGAAGAGAAGGGACTGCACTTGGAAAATCCTAAGCCCATCACCATGGGAATGTGGATTGGTGGCGACCGCGATGGAAATCCATTTGTAACTGCTGAGACCTTAAAATTGTCTGCGACGGTGCAGAGCGAAGTTATTCTGAATCATTACATTGACAAAGTTTATACACTTTACCGTAATTTCTCTCTGTCTACCAAGCTTTCAAAAACGAGCGAAGCTGTAGCGAAGATGGCAGCCTTGTCAAACGACAAGTCTGTGTATAGAGAAAATGAACCTTATCGCCGCGCCTTTCATTATATTCAGTCCAAATTGATTCAGACTTTACTTTATCTGAAAGAAGGCAATTTCTCTAGTGAAGGACATCGTTTGGCTGACAAAGCGGAAGCAGTCCTGTATGCAAATGTCGCTACTTCAGTCAGCCATAATGGTAGGGAAATCATTCCAAACTATATCCAGTCTAGACTCAGTGATAGCTTAGATGAGTTACGCAAAGAAGAGCTCCCATCTTATAAAAATGCGCAAGAGTTTAAGGATGATCTACTTGTCATCCGCGATTCATTGCTGGAGCATAATGGACAAGCTCTGGTGACTGGAGAACTCACTGAATTGCTACAAGCAGTTGACATTTTTGGTTTCTTCTTGGCTAGTATTGATATGCGTCAGGATTCCAGTGTTCATGAGGCTTGTGTGGCGGAGCTCTTGGCTTCTGCTAATATCGTAAAAGATTACAGCAGCCTGCCAGAGGAAGAAAAGTGCCAAGTTCTCCTGAAGCAGCTTTTGGAGGATCCACGAATCCTGTCAGCAACTCATGCACCTAAGTCTGAACTTCTACAAAAAGAATTGGAGATTTTCAAGACGGCTCGTCAGCTCAAGGATGCGATTGGCGAAGATGTTATCAAGCAAAGTATTATTTCCCATTCGACTAGCGTATCAGATTTGCTAGAGTTGGCGATTATGCTCAAGGAAGTCGGCTTGATCGATGAAGAAGGTGCGCGTGTGCAGATTGTCCCTCTATTTGAAACGATTGAGGACTTGGATAACTCCTGCGATACTATTGAGAAATATCTATCTCTGCCAATTGCTCAAAAATGGATTGCTTCTAAAAACAACTACCAAGAAATCATGCTGGGCTACTCAGACAGTAACAAGGACGGTGGCTACTTATCATCTTGCTGGACTCTCTACAAGGCTCAGCAACAGCTGACAGCCATTGGCGACAAGTTTGGCGTCAAGATTACTTTCTTCCATGGTCGTGGAGGAACTGTCGGTCGTGGCGGTGGTCCAACCTATGAAGCAATCACTTCACAACCATTGCGGAGTATCAATGATCGTATCCGCCTGACAGAGCAGGGAGAGGTCATTGGCAATAAATACGGCAACAAGGATGCTGCTTACTATAATCTGGAAATGCTCGTATCTGCTGCTATTAACCGCATGATAAGCTCTAAGAAGAGTGACAGTGATACAACTAACGAGTACGAGAGAGTCATGGATCGAGTAGTGAATCGAAGCTACCAAATCTATCGCGATTTAGTCTTTGGTGACGAACGTTTCTACGACTATTTCTTTGAGTCTAGTCCTATTAAGGCGATTTCTAGCTTTAATATCGGATCTCGTCCAGCCGCCCGTAAAACCATCACTGAAATCGGTGGCCTAAGAGCCATTCCTTGGGTCTTCTCTTGGTCTCAAAGTCGGGTTATGTTCCCTGGTTGGTATGGTGTCGGCTCCAGCTTCAAGGAATTTATTGATGAAGATCCTGAAAAGAATCTAGCCTTCCTACAGTTTATGTACAAGAGATGGCCATTCTTCCAGTCCCTTTTGTCAAATGTTGATATGGTCCTGTCCAAGTCCAATATGAATATCGCCTTTGAGTATGCGCAACTTTGTGAAGATCAAGATGTGCGGGATATTTTCAATATCATCCTAGATGAATGGCAGCTGACCAAGGATGTTATCTTGGCGATTGAAGGCCATGATGAGCTCTTGGCAGAAAATGCCTATCTCAAGGATAGTTTGGACTATCGGATGCCTTACTTTAATGTGTTAAATTATATTCAGCTGGAGTTGATCAAGCGTCAGCGCCGTGGAGAACTTTCACCAGAGCAAGAACGCTTGATTCACATTACCATCAACGGAATTGCAACAGGTCTCCGAAATTCTGGCTGA
- the ftsW gene encoding cell division peptidoglycan polymerase FtsW: MKIDKKHLLNYSILIPYMLLSGIGLIVVYSTTSPILISNGLNSFQMVVTQAAFWLFSLVMIWIIYRMKLDFLKRPGVITSVIVVETILLLLSRFITGTINGAHGWLKIGPVSAQPAEYLKIILVWYLALQFSKKQEQIEIYDYQAITFNQFIPRAFTDWRVIVAFLIGLVVIMPDLGNATILLLTVLIVISTSGIAYRWFSTMLGLVVGGSAAVLASIWLIGVKRVEQIPIFGYVAKRFSAFFNPFDDLSGSGHQLANSYYAMSNGGWFGLGLGNSIEKRGYLPEAHTDFVFSIVIEEVGFFGATLILALLFFLILRIILVGTRAKDPFNSMMALGLGGMILMQTFVNIGGISGLIPSTGVTFPFLSQGGNSLLVLSVAIAFILNIDANERRNAMYQELEVEQS, from the coding sequence ATGAAAATTGACAAAAAGCATTTATTGAATTATTCAATACTGATTCCGTACATGCTATTATCTGGCATTGGCTTGATTGTCGTTTATTCTACGACGAGTCCTATCCTCATCTCAAATGGGCTCAATAGTTTTCAAATGGTTGTCACTCAAGCGGCTTTTTGGCTCTTCAGTTTGGTGATGATTTGGATTATTTACCGCATGAAGCTGGATTTTTTGAAGAGGCCAGGAGTGATTACTTCTGTTATCGTAGTTGAAACGATTCTGCTTCTGCTCTCGCGCTTTATCACGGGAACCATCAACGGAGCACACGGCTGGCTCAAAATCGGTCCAGTCAGTGCCCAGCCAGCAGAGTACCTGAAGATTATTTTGGTCTGGTATTTGGCTCTGCAGTTTTCTAAAAAACAAGAGCAAATTGAAATATATGATTATCAGGCAATCACCTTCAACCAGTTTATTCCGCGTGCTTTTACTGACTGGCGGGTTATTGTTGCTTTCTTGATAGGCCTGGTGGTTATCATGCCTGATTTGGGAAATGCGACTATCTTGCTCTTGACAGTTTTGATTGTAATTTCTACCAGCGGAATTGCTTACAGATGGTTCTCGACCATGCTTGGACTTGTTGTAGGAGGGTCGGCCGCAGTTTTAGCAAGTATTTGGCTGATAGGTGTCAAGCGTGTTGAGCAAATTCCTATTTTTGGATATGTCGCAAAGCGTTTTAGTGCCTTTTTCAATCCTTTTGATGATTTGTCTGGCTCAGGTCACCAGTTGGCCAACTCCTACTATGCCATGAGCAATGGCGGTTGGTTTGGTTTAGGTTTGGGAAATTCCATCGAAAAACGTGGCTATCTACCGGAAGCCCATACTGACTTTGTTTTCTCAATTGTCATTGAAGAAGTCGGATTTTTTGGAGCTACTTTGATTTTAGCTCTCTTGTTTTTCTTGATTTTACGGATTATTCTCGTGGGTACAAGGGCTAAGGATCCATTCAACTCAATGATGGCCTTGGGACTTGGTGGCATGATCTTGATGCAAACCTTTGTCAATATCGGTGGTATTTCAGGTTTGATTCCTTCAACAGGTGTAACCTTCCCATTCTTGTCCCAAGGAGGAAACAGCTTATTGGTCCTATCCGTTGCCATTGCCTTTATTTTAAACATTGATGCTAATGAGCGGCGCAATGCGATGTATCAGGAATTAGAAGTGGAACAGTCTTAA
- a CDS encoding glycoside hydrolase family 25 protein, which translates to MRKRIKPLALLLFFACFILYIVISKHQLDLQNRQAQTKKAQVSQVTTKKKKETVPTVEPEEELLAKPIVDLSGWQLPSEIDYDTLSENISGAIIRVHSGAQAKKENVATHLNGLDKSFATHIQEFQKRGIPVAVYAYIAAGSIKEMEKEAESFYKASSKYKPTFYWLDVEEKTMNDMNAGVEAFRAKLESLGAQNIGIYIGTYFMEEHSISTEKFTAVWIPTYGYNDGYYNAAPNTEQPYDLHQYTSEGKLEGFPHNLDLNQLSPVQDKKETYKKLFSTPN; encoded by the coding sequence ATGAGAAAAAGGATTAAACCGCTTGCACTCTTGCTGTTTTTTGCTTGCTTTATTCTATATATTGTCATAAGCAAACACCAGCTTGATCTGCAAAATCGACAAGCCCAGACAAAAAAGGCCCAAGTCAGTCAGGTGACAACTAAGAAAAAAAAGGAGACGGTTCCTACTGTCGAACCTGAGGAAGAATTGCTTGCTAAACCCATTGTTGACCTTTCTGGTTGGCAATTGCCCAGCGAAATAGACTACGATACCTTATCAGAAAACATTTCTGGTGCCATCATTCGCGTACATAGTGGCGCACAAGCAAAAAAAGAAAATGTTGCTACCCATCTAAACGGACTTGACAAATCATTTGCTACCCATATCCAAGAGTTCCAAAAACGGGGAATTCCTGTAGCTGTCTATGCTTATATAGCCGCCGGCAGCATCAAAGAAATGGAAAAAGAGGCTGAGAGCTTCTACAAGGCATCTTCGAAATATAAGCCTACCTTCTACTGGCTTGATGTCGAAGAAAAGACCATGAACGACATGAACGCAGGAGTTGAGGCCTTTCGTGCCAAACTTGAAAGTCTTGGAGCTCAGAATATTGGTATCTACATTGGTACCTACTTCATGGAAGAGCATAGTATCTCGACTGAGAAATTTACTGCCGTTTGGATTCCAACTTATGGTTATAATGACGGCTACTATAACGCTGCTCCAAATACTGAACAGCCCTATGACCTACATCAATATACCTCAGAAGGTAAATTGGAAGGTTTCCCACATAACCTAGACCTCAATCAGCTCTCTCCTGTACAAGATAAAAAAGAGACCTATAAAAAATTATTTTCAACACCAAACTAA
- a CDS encoding DUF368 domain-containing protein: protein MISWIARMLKGMIIALGFILPGVSGGVLAAILGIYERMIRFLAHIKENFVENVLYFTPVAIGMVLGIAAFSYPVNLLLDNYKVIVLWGFAGAIIGTIPSLIKESVKESDRDRADTVTFWLSFILSGIFLYSLNGMVGTLPANFLSFVLAGALIALGILIPGLSPSNLLLILGLYTPMLTGFKRLDLFGTFLPIGIGGALALILFSKAMDHILKHYHSRVYHFIIGIVLSSTLLIVLPQSGNSESISYAGVSIFTLVLAAFFFGLGIWLGIWMSQLEEKYK, encoded by the coding sequence ATGATTTCATGGATTGCTAGGATGTTAAAAGGAATGATTATCGCACTTGGCTTCATCCTACCTGGTGTGTCTGGCGGTGTATTGGCCGCGATTTTGGGGATTTATGAGCGAATGATTCGCTTTTTAGCCCATATCAAAGAAAATTTTGTTGAGAATGTTCTCTACTTCACTCCTGTAGCTATTGGGATGGTTTTAGGGATTGCGGCCTTCTCCTATCCAGTCAATCTCTTGCTGGATAATTACAAGGTTATCGTTCTCTGGGGCTTTGCCGGAGCTATCATCGGTACCATTCCCAGCTTGATTAAAGAATCCGTCAAGGAATCCGACAGAGATCGAGCCGACACTGTTACCTTCTGGCTTAGTTTCATCTTGTCAGGGATCTTTCTTTACTCGCTGAATGGAATGGTAGGAACACTGCCAGCTAATTTCCTGTCCTTTGTTTTAGCGGGTGCTCTTATCGCTTTAGGAATCTTGATTCCGGGACTCAGCCCTTCAAATCTTCTATTGATTTTAGGGCTCTATACTCCCATGCTGACAGGATTTAAACGCCTGGACTTATTTGGCACTTTCCTGCCAATCGGCATCGGTGGCGCTCTGGCTCTGATTCTCTTTTCAAAAGCTATGGATCACATTTTGAAACATTATCATTCCCGCGTTTACCATTTTATCATTGGTATTGTATTGTCTAGCACCTTGCTCATTGTTCTCCCTCAAAGTGGCAACAGTGAAAGCATTAGTTATGCAGGAGTATCCATTTTCACACTCGTTCTTGCTGCCTTTTTCTTTGGACTAGGCATTTGGCTAGGAATTTGGATGTCCCAATTAGAAGAGAAATATAAATAA
- a CDS encoding aminoacyl-tRNA deacylase translates to MAKKTKLKKTLVEQILNKAKIEHQGLQINALDDNLTEEFDRSLIYKTLALNGDKTGTVIGILPITEHLSEKKLAKISGNKKVSMIPQKDLEKTTGYIHGANNPVGIRQKHSFPIFIDQTALSRESIIVSAGEVGRSIQIKAQDLADFVQAQFADLKED, encoded by the coding sequence ATGGCAAAAAAGACAAAACTCAAAAAAACACTGGTCGAGCAAATTTTGAACAAGGCAAAAATTGAGCACCAAGGCTTGCAAATTAATGCTTTGGATGATAACCTAACTGAAGAATTTGACCGCTCACTCATTTATAAAACACTGGCTTTAAACGGGGATAAAACAGGAACAGTCATTGGCATTCTCCCCATCACCGAACATCTGTCGGAAAAGAAATTAGCAAAAATTTCAGGAAATAAAAAAGTCAGTATGATTCCGCAAAAAGATTTAGAAAAAACGACTGGTTACATCCACGGCGCCAATAATCCTGTCGGGATTCGCCAAAAGCACTCCTTCCCAATTTTCATTGACCAAACGGCTCTAAGTCGCGAAAGCATCATTGTTTCTGCTGGTGAGGTCGGCCGTAGTATCCAGATCAAGGCTCAGGACTTGGCTGACTTTGTCCAAGCGCAGTTCGCAGACTTAAAAGAAGACTAA